The genomic region gtACTTGCCATAATTGATTGACATTTTATATAGTTCTCAAATTTACGTTCTTTTTTATAATCGTTGAGTGATAATTGACGCTTTTTAATAATCATGTCACATTCAGTATTCCACCACGGTGACGGATTTCGGGTTCTTGGCTTAAAAGTTATATACTGTGGTATTGCAATCTCAGCAGCATAATTTATACTATTTATTAAATATTCATATTTGCTTGATACATTATTTTGAACATcaccatttttattaaaaaagttttgtaCCAAAGAAGTATATAAAGGCCAATTCGCTTTTTTGATGTTCCATTTATTTTTCGGTAAAATTGTTTCCGTTTCGTCTTTAATGCAAATATCCACATGTATAACGAAGTGATTCGATCCAAGAGTGTCTGAAGAGACATACTATTCAGTCTTACTAACAAGATCAGGACTGCAGAGAGTAACATCAATCATTGAGTAATTCTGATTAGGTTGAGTTAGTAAAGTtggattttcattatttaaaactGTAAATTCAAGATCATCTGCCATTTTAATCAGTTGTATTCCAATTTCATCCTTTGTATTTGAACCCCAAACAGAATGATGGGCATTAAAATCACCTCCAATTATAACTGGTTTTTGTACCTGGGAAAATATGTTCATCCAATCATTTATTGTGCATCTAATTTTAGGTGCTCTATACAGTGATATAAAACTAATTTGTCTATTtccatatttaatttttatagcaCATAACTGTATTTCATTATTGTACTTatgattttctatttttagttcagtaaaacaaattgatttatttataagTATTGCAACTCCACCATAACCATCTGACCTATCATTACGAACCAGATTATATCCATTAAAATTatataacacatttttttaaaccatgtttcactaataaGAGCTATGTCTATTTTTTTACTTACTAAGTAATGCATCAAACTATTTTTATTTGAGACAATAGAAcgagcattccattgtattatttttaatttaggttGACAGGgcattatttatttaatattaatcaAAGTACCCTCCAATACCTGTTCAATGCTATTGACTATTAATTTTTTATCGATTGATCGTATATCATCAAAATTTTGTATACCTTGTAAAAGTTGCAATATAAAAGTAGAAAGAATCTCTGTTACATTTTTCTTAATTTCAATATTACCATAATTTGGTACGGTTGTATTAACAGGTAAAGGCTTATCAGGCCCGAAAACAAAAGGGAACATCGGTTTCTCAGCAGTCGTCTGTGCACTTGGtgaattaaattttctttttttataatattatttatttcagGTTGAGTAAAAGCAAAAGAAGTTGGGTTTTTAGAAACGGGTTTAGATATCGAAATATTTTTACTAGTGGAAGGCAGACTAGGAAAATTCCTTTCATTGTCTGCTAAACATTCAAAGGAATTATTGcttacaaaatttgaaaaatatttgtcacagtaaTTACGTGCCTCTAGAAAGGACATCTTATGCTCaaccattatatttttaatttgtttttgtttctcaAATTGAggacatttttttgatattgaaGTATGTTCCTTACTCTTACAATGCATACAAAATATGAGTTCTTTACTACAATTGTGatctttttctttaatttgaCTGCATTGCATACATCGTTCTTGTGTGCTTTTGCACTGACCGGATACGTGCCCAAATAAAAGACATTTGTAACACTGAACGACCCTTGTAATATACTGTTCTACGGGGCAAAATACCTTATTAAAGGAAACATAATTTGGCAAAACGTTGCCTTCAAATGTGactattatcatttttttattgacAAATTCAACTTTATTGTCATTTATAATTTTACGTTTGGTTCTGTATATATTAGTGACTTTAGAAGAACATTCTATATTTTCCATTAAATAATCTACATTAAATTTCGTATCTACATCGCGTACTATGCCCTTAATTTCCAACAAATGATTTGGTATGTAAGCCTTAAGGTTTTCCAATTTCAATGACTTATTATTTACCAAATTATTTGCCTCCAATAAGGACTTCAACATAACTTTTATGCGATTTTTTCCTAAACTTTTGATTTCTACAATGTTAGTGAGTTTAAGTTTCTTAAATAAAATATCTGCGACACACATAAGATGCAATTTGCCCAGACTACCTTCATTATTAAGTCTCTCAATATAAACCcaaatattttgtatattatactTATCTGAAAGCAGGTTAAAGGTTTTCTTTGCTGGTTCCATGCAAGAATTTTTGTCCAGAGAGGCCTCACTATTATCTACTGACATTTTCGTCAACGAAGACGTCCCTACACTTGTTTCCCCCATGGGGGAACAAAATAATGTTATACCCGTATAACACACAAAACAGAAACTTTTAGTAAACCAATACACTTGAAAATAAGTCCGGAATATACCAAAAAACtgccaaaattaatatttttttggataaatGCAAGAAAAACGAGCacgactttgacagttattttgacgttgttgtgtagtaaaattcacactgtaAACAAATATTAGAGTAGCATGTTTTGGGGTATTGTTTacaaaatagaaatagaaatatgctttattgtcatgaaaaatttaagaattttgtagacaaagcttacaagaatcataaatgaAAACAATAACAGatataatttactaaaattatataaatcgtcaatataaataaaatatactgaagtgaaacaaaaaacagtaacaatctattgcaaaatttaaaaaaattgcaaattgcataatctaccttaagaaatttaataagttaagctgctgaatacataagaatactgtaatttcttagttattggttaagaaactctgctattgaataatatggtctttcagataaataggcttttgtcattttcgaaacttggggaaagatgttgcagatttaagttgtagagggagatggttgtatagtttttttgcagaatataatatagatttctttactaactcactggacgggatcggtaaatggATGTCAAAGGTATGGATGTATGGTATGTAAAGGATGTcaatattcaaataataattcTTTTAGTTTTGAATATGACTTTTGTCCACCTAGCTAGGCTCATTGACACACTGTGAGACGTTAGAGTGTACCAGAAAAAGACATTATCGTGATTTTATACTAAAATCTCATTGTGACATGTAAAAAGGCTACTCTCTCCAGATCTCACTTAATGTTAACAGTTGTTAACGGATGTCTTCCTATTTTACGTTGTTTTTGGAGCCATTGAtgtataatcttaatataattcAGGTCTACATTTCAGCATTTTCACATAGCGATGAAGTAAATAATTCAAAAGCTTACTATACAATATTTAGGTATCGTCTTCTTATTACGCCGTCAGGGTCTCgattttgacccttcgcttcgttatcgaacgtattcgctacgtatactaaacagatacgaagcgaatacgttcgataacgaagcgaagggtcaaaaatcgaggccttGTCTCCTTTCCAAGGTTGGATGTCCAAATGGCAATTGTGACTTTGGAAACTATTGCAGGAATGATTTTTGCAGATGAGCAGTCAAACCGTCTCAGGTCTTTCAGCCATGAGTTCTGACGTGTTCCTACTAATCTTTTGCACTGTACTTTACTTTTCTGTATGATTCGGAGTCACTTATATATTTCACCTCTCAACAAATGGCCCAAGTATTCCTCTCTTTGATCATTCTTAGGTTACTCGTGCGCCGAAGAACCTCATCATTGGTAACTTTTTAAACCCATGGAATTCTCAGCATCCGTCTGTatatatacagtgtgggccaaagaaaacagtccacctcgatatttggcagtggTTATTAGATTTCAGGCGGTTAAGGTTAAGGCGTACCCAGGCGCAGATGTTTCCTCGGACCACAATCCCTTGATAGCGCGTGTAAGCATTAAACTTAAGAAACCTTCACAAAGGGTAAAACCAGATTACATAGATACCAGCCGCTTACAGAActcaaaaatcaaagaagaattaaaGCAACAGATAAATGGTAACCTAATAATGTCTACAAAGGAACCAAACACGCACGTGGAAAACAAGTGGCAAGACTTAAAGGAAGCCCTAATAAAACCCGCTCAGAATATCCTTAGCAGAGGAAATACgacaaaaagacaagaatggatgacagagaaaattttaagtctcatggaggaacgaagacagtttaagggaaaatgcaaacaaaaatacaacgagatacacaagcaaattagagatgaaataaggtcagcgaaagaaaacttttacaaaagaaaatgtgaagaaattgaagaactgcaattaaaacatgatacgtttaacctacataaaaaggtaaaagaattggcaggtatacaaaaaaggaagcatcccaatgtgctatacaacgcaaatggacaaataatactgacctacaagaaaagcttacgacctggaagaattatataaaagaactctttgccgatgaaagagaggatcattatattggtaacatacaaggtgaggaaggaccaaaaatctctaaagaagaaatactatatgctataaaaacaatgaaaattggCAAAACACCGtcaagttcttgagctaatcctaaaagagaggctcaataactttctcgaaaaccacaatatcataccaaaattccaatatggattccagtcaggtaaatctactaaacatgcattaatagacttcactaccaaagttactcaaaccatcaacgatggttcaatcgccatagccacatttctggatgtgcagaaggctttcgaccaggtctggcacgacgggcttgttcggaagcttctggacatcgggcttccattgcaatttaccaaaattgtacactcctacctccacaatcgtactgtcagagtgaaaatatgcgatcaaaagtccacccccttcactccacaagctggagttccccagggttcagtcctagcgccgctgttgtacatcatctacaacagcgatatcactaaccaaaatatcccaggtactcggctgtttctctatgcagacgacacgactctgctctcaactacctctcgatacaacccaagactcctcttcagaagagcccaggctctgttggacggcgtcggcgaatggtgttgtaagtggagagtcacgctcaacgcgaacaaaacaacaacaattgtgtttcgcgccccttctgtgtcacatagaatcattcgcaatgaagacgaccaatatcctctgagtttgttgggagaaaggcttgtcgttagcccgactgtgaactatttgggagtactgtttaccaggactctcaactgggacgcagatctaaaggcaactttagacagggtaaggaacagggccagacttctcaacgctctctctggaaaaattggcaagacacacaagaagactctcattcacacttacaagacctttattcgacccgtcatggagtacaagtcatgtatctactctctttgctctagacaaaaacaagagaggttgttgaggacagagcgcagagtcttgcgtagatgtaactatgagcactggcgatatccctcaaacgaaatccataacatctcgaacatccccaaaatcaccgagagaataaactctctgaacaggaacttcacaatcaaagtaatcaacggcctcccttccgacacacaagaatctctcaaatgttcctgttcatcttccggccacgtactctgccgaaagcccaaacgcaaaaagattcacgtaccgtccgctctaatgcaaacatgcattgacgaactcccggtagagtacgaaaacatccttgaggctaccccgttagcctaccgtacccacctctaacatttcctcttccctaccccgaacagggagaagttggttttttgcggtttcccaacttcattgcacaattatacctgttcgtcccaagaaaatagccgcaactattttctccactcgaacgctcactgtccacgctgcgctcaaagccacctcctgaccgccgacgagggacgcaggttcgcctgtcgttgtacaatggtttctagggagactggtcgagagcaaagcacggacagtacacgtaaatgtctatggaaccaacaacaatccatcaaactttcttctctgttgtcttcttagccctctggacaccaccgtccggcataaccaaggatccaagaacaccaggacacggtgcttgccccagtgtgtttttcggactgtttgcttttgctgccaacactaaacattcaccacaaaccctgaagaggacaaaatcctaaacggggaatcACATTGTATGCATTTCTTCTTAACATTAtcaagacaagcaaatcaaaaCAATGTAGTAGTAGCAAAACACCGGGTCCAGATGGACTTCCATCGGAACTTCTTAAGcttgtggaagatgaaacagtaaatgttttggttgacctctttaactgcatttataaaacgggagaaatacctaaggaatggcttctgtcaacttttgtgactattccaaagaaaacaaacgcaaaactgtgcaccgaccatcgcacaataagcttaatgggacacacactaaaagtatttcttaaagtgatacatacaagaattaaaaaaaaaaactagacgctgacatcagtgatactcagttcgggtttcgaaacgggcttggaacaagggaagcactatttgcacttaatatcatgtgccaaagatgcctggatgttaaccaggatatatatatatatatatatatatatatatatatatatatatatatatatatatatatatatatatatatatatatatattagggtGGTCCTTATTTAtaaggaaaaaaattttttttcgaattttttagaaattatttgcCAGAATGTACCTTTATATAAGACATGAAAATATAACAAATTTCAGCTCAATCGGTTAATATTAACACGTGCCGCATCGACGCTAAAGTTGTGAGATTCAATGTAAGGCAGTTATTACCTATAAGAACGACAATGTACGCGTACGCTCGACTGTAAACATAAAATTacgcattttttttaaactttagtATAAAAACATACTAATTAAAATGAAAACGTAAAATAAAGATATAGTTTATCCtaatactatattttttatttattgaaatgataCATCCACTTCAGATACATATTTTGGATTTAAGTAAGCCTCCTTTTGTGGCGACTGGGAACTCTCTCCGGTACTCCTGAACAacctgaataaaaaaaaataatattgaatgTGTTTTCTGAACCTAGCCTATATAATGTGTTcaagaaaaaaataacaaaaaattaaatttatctactctacgtcatattatgtatcagtttttagtttgtgaaaactgtcattatagatagcagttcgtgaaggatttaaagtgtgcgtgaagtacctgtgtattttaaatgggactaactgctaagaaaaaaataacaaaaaattaaatttatctactctacgtcatattatgtatcagtttttagtttgtgaaaactgtcattatagatagcagttcgtgaaggatttaaagtgtgcgtgaagtacctgtgtattttaaatgggactaactgctaagaaaaaaataacaaaaaattaaatttatctactctacgtcatattatgtatcagtttttagtttgtgaaaactgtcattatagatagcagttcgtgaaggatttaaagtgtgcgtgaagtacctgtgtattttaaatgggactaaCTTTTTcacacactttcaatgggtttttcacacactttcatataatcaaatatccttaactttcgcgttgtcatggtgatgacataatgagcaataaattacaacaaaaattttgacagttttgtggtttgaaagaaattagaatttttaaatgtcaaagttctaaaaattgtaaatagaattgaaatgaattccagtgacgaagagttacagttttttgatttatttatcgtagagtagataaaatattgtatgaaactgtgcgtgaagtactttttgcgaacttacgcgatgtagaGCACTCGCTATCGCTCGTACTCTAagtatcgcgtgcgttcgcaaaaagcatacttcacgaactgtttcataaataactattgtttaTACATACTACATACCTGtatcaaaaattgtttttgatGTTCATTTTTCGTCATTTTTTCATTGTAATCCTCAATCAACTTGACTCCTCTTTCTGCAATATCATTTGTACATTTTAAGGTTGAAATGATATTTTTTCCTGTGCGATAATCCTCTCTGTTTTCCCAATTCAGCGGATCGTCCTGAAGAAATTCAACACAAATACCGAATCGTTTAAATAACTGAAGTGAATTGGCGGACAATAATTCAGTTGGTAGATCTTTTTGAACAAAATTTTGGACATCTCGGATTTGCAACGATAGTTTTTTCTCAATGACTTCTGtctcttcattttcttcttctttttcattcacagtcTCTATGTTTTTACTTGCACATTCCATAATTTTTTGAGCCATTCTAATTTTTTCAACTCTCTCAATTCTATCGTCAAATATTGCCATGGCAGCACACTCTTCACTTAGATaccataaatggtttaaaaattttgttattgcaatggttgcaatgttttcattaatatttttaaatataaccaattttctcaaaaaatatatAGCATTTAGGGGAGCTCCTGTAGTATTCGTTGCTGAAAACCAGGCCTCTACATAACAGTATACAACGAAAACGCAAATTTCTGCATTCAGTTTGGAATTATCCTTTCTCATTTTCATTTGATCgcgaaataaaaaaagttttaaacaataaatcGCTTTAGCCATCCATCTCGCTAAATGATATGCACCGGGGGCCCTAAAACTCACATTTGTTTTATCTCCCAAAAAAATGAGCGTCAATTGCAAAAACTCTTTGTAGTCATCACGTGGTTGCTCTTCTGCAAGTTTCTGTttcacaaaataaataatttcggGCGCTACATCTTTCAGTGCATTATAAACGGCTTCATCGCTGGTATAatctaaaaatttcattttatcaatattcttCCAGTTTTCTTTAAGTGCTTTGAATTGAGCAATTTCAGGGCCGGATGTTACAATTGCTTTTGTCCTCGTGAATACACCAGCCAAAACGACCTCAAATATATGGTGTCGGCATGGAAGCCACAAAATATCTCGCCCTAACCTTTGTTGAAGCAGAACTGCAGCTCCTTTTATACGTCCAGTGTTTGATGCTGTAGTATCAAAACAAAAGGCTTGAATTTTTTCGGTTAAATTCCATTCATCAGTGATATGGAACACAGCAGAGCAAACTTCCGATCCTGCTGATGATGCAATTCCAGGTACTCCTAATAATTGTTCAAAATCTAAACCAACCGCGATCACAGGAAGCCGAtcaattttctcattttttgtgATATCAGGCAATAATTTGGAATCCCAATGCACTTCAATAAAATTTGCATCATTTCCTACCGAttttattgatgaatattttattttccgcAAAATCTCTCTATTTCTTTTGATAGACGATCTATTGAGAACAAACTCGGTGATATCTATATTAAGAGCTTCTAGGACGGCAGAAATAATATGCATTGCATCCCTGTCACTCACTTTACATTTGTCCAAGGCAGCGGCCAGGCGAGGTGTCATTAACGTCTTTCGTCCTCTCTTGTTTGAAGATGGACCCTGTTGAGATTCCGATATGAAATATATGTCATCTTCACTGTTGTCTTGATTTATCACTTTTTTCTGTGAATCTTCGTGttctttatcttccatttcaaAATGTCCAATCGAACAACTAGAATTTTCCAACAAATCTTCTTTTCTTTTCAACTCTGCAGCTGTGCGTTCTTCTTTCCGCTTTTCCTTACGTAATAATTTGATATCTACTCCCAACATACAACCTACTCTACCTTTCTCCCTTTGCTTAATTAAAAATTCTCTATCTTCGGCGATTTTAATCTCATTTAACGCATTTAAGGTGGCAATATCGAAAAGGTTGTCTAAAGCTTCTTTAAAATCATTTTCTTTTTCTCTCTGCCGTTCAGTATCtctatttttagatttttctaaATTTCTGACATTATCGTACAaagattttaatttcaaaatacagTTTGAACGGTTTTGAACTGGGATTCTtgcttttttccaaaaaacgACCACTTCATCAATAACTAAAGCACTGCTGTCATTAAGATTTAAATTTACCACTCTCA from Diabrotica virgifera virgifera chromosome 3, PGI_DIABVI_V3a harbors:
- the LOC126882075 gene encoding uncharacterized protein LOC126882075, which codes for MAIFDDRIERVEKIRMAQKIMECASKNIETVNEKEEENEETEVIEKKLSLQIRDVQNFVQKDLPTELLSANSLQLFKRFGICVEFLQDDPLNWENREDYRTGKNIISTLKCTNDIAERGVKLIEDYNEKMTKNEHQKQFLIQVVQEYRREFPVATKGGLLKSKICI